The following proteins are encoded in a genomic region of Xenopus laevis strain J_2021 chromosome 3L, Xenopus_laevis_v10.1, whole genome shotgun sequence:
- the LOC121401550 gene encoding tetratricopeptide repeat protein 24-like has protein sequence MEASIAKNLSDTGSVNREQDEIHSLCKVATESFKNDDIQTALGKFKKAYMLSCKVPDKKIQKVCLFNLGAAYICVGKPKKALKCLLKSTTDSGAEDRTGDLFFNLAVAYDEMKEHGKAVKFYEKAINEYGLSEINNISDALIKLGYCFVSLGNLPSAAHSFRLAGHSYQKIDYMEDTAMAMREAANYMIKSKTFSKTEILQTLDSCLVWCKRLSDKQLLGMLYNHLGLHYAETDCFSQARKCFYESMNLCRGTQFSVRKMAVLLQNLGAVDNALNQYEKSLRCHAEAADMYGTLGERNAQGQCLCNLAFAYSQLRNYKMAEFYYQQAMNAFVDAGDLLKQCQVSEGLGATHFCLGNPDQAIFYYKQALTLFGKSKETSNIPRERILAKLTDAIKYK, from the exons ATGGAAGCCTCCATAGCCAAGAACCTCTCAGACACAGGCTCAGTAAACCGTGAACAGGATGAAATACATTCCTTGTGCAAAGTTGCAACTGAATCTTTCAAAAACGATGACATTCAAACAGCACTGGGGAAATTCAAAAAGGCGTATATGCTATCCTGTAAGGTGCCtgacaaaaaaatccaaaaagtatgtttatttaATCTTGGGGCAGCCTACATTTGTGTTGGAAAACCAAAGAAAGCCCTAAAGTGTCTTCTTAAATCAACAACTGACAGTGGAGCAGAAGACAGAACTGGTGATCTGTTTTTCAACTTAGCGGTCGCCTATGATGAAATGAAAGAACATGGAAAAGCAGTGAAGTTTTATGAAAAAGCCATCAATGAATATGGATTGAgtgaaataaataacatttcagaTGCGCTGATCAAGCTTGGTTACTGCTTTGTCAGCCTTGGGAACCTTCCCTCAGCAGCACATTCATTTAGGCTTGCAGGTCATTCATATCAAAAGATTGATTACATGGAAGATACTGCAATGGCCATGAGAGAGGCAGCAAATTATATGATAAAGAGCAAAACCTTTTCAAAGACTGAAATTCTCCAGACCTTGGATTCTTGTTTAGTGTGGTGTAAAAGACTGTCAGACAAGCAGCTACTGG GGATGCTTTATAACCACCTGGGCCTGCATTATGCTGAAACGGATTGCTTCAGCCAAGCCAGAAAATGTTTCTATGAAAGTATGAATCTGTGCAGAGGTACACAATTCTCTGTTAGAAAAATGGCTGTGTTACTGCAAAACCTGGGAGCAGTGGACAATGCTCTTAACCAGTATGAAAAATCTCTCAGGTGCCATGCAGAAGCTGCAGATATGTATG gAACTCTGGGTGAAAGAAATGCACAGGGACAGTGCCTATGCAACTTGGCCTTTGCCTACAGCCAACTGAGAAACTATAAGATGGCAGAATTCTACTACCAACAGGCAATGAATGCATTTGTGGATGCAG GTGATTTGCTGAAACAGTGTCAAGTCAGTGAGGGACTGGGTGCCACACATTTTTGCCTAGGTAACCCAGATCAGGCCATATTCTACTACAAACAAGCTCTTACTCTGTTTGGAAAGTCAAAG